The following coding sequences lie in one Bacillota bacterium genomic window:
- a CDS encoding sodium/proton-translocating pyrophosphatase codes for MTSLQNASAFETISIYVVLLIAFLGLAYALLLRRQVLKEDKGTPKMQEIWNAIRSGAEAYLGRQLKTILPLIAVFTVILFFSV; via the coding sequence ATGACCAGTCTGCAAAACGCAAGCGCATTTGAAACTATTTCTATCTACGTTGTGCTGCTCATTGCCTTTCTCGGCCTCGCCTACGCTCTATTGCTGCGCAGGCAAGTCCTGAAGGAGGATAAGGGCACCCCCAAAATGCAGGAAATCTGGAACGCTATCCGTTCAGGAGCTGAAGCCTATCTGGGTCGTCAGCTGAAGACCATCCTGCCCCTAATTGCAGTTTTCACCGTTATTCTGTTCTTCTCGGT